In the genome of Acidobacteriota bacterium, one region contains:
- the thrC gene encoding threonine synthase: MALAEPSHCVPRGFLRCITCGAHPGALANDALCPSCGDLLEWIWDDGFWHARTPAQWQALWRARRTSNAPLDRSGVWRFREMLPLLADTEQPVTLQEGNTPLYPLPRYGAAIGVGNLFAKHQGANPTGSFKDTGMTAAVSAARAAGARWLACASTGNTSASMAAYAARAGLGCLVLVPEGKISWGKLAQALDYGALTCQLRTDFDGCVRILKEVIARFPAATVNSINPNRIEGQKTVAVEIAEAFDWQAPDHVVVPGGNLANASALGKGFLEMRPWGLIARVPRISIIQAQGANPLVRCWRNGGEQMVPVVADTLASAIRIGNPASWNKAVRVLHETGGECLDVTEAEIAEAKATLGREGVACEPASATTLAGAAKLARLGRIRSSESVVLILTGHGLKDPDITLALHRGQLPFPIDPPLRRAPLVLEPQADAVLHLLDAEVN, encoded by the coding sequence ATGGCCCTAGCCGAACCCTCCCATTGCGTCCCCAGAGGTTTTCTGCGCTGTATCACCTGCGGTGCACACCCAGGTGCTCTCGCCAATGATGCGCTCTGTCCCTCCTGCGGCGATTTGCTCGAATGGATATGGGACGATGGCTTTTGGCATGCGCGCACTCCTGCCCAGTGGCAGGCTCTTTGGCGTGCGCGCCGTACCAGCAATGCCCCGCTCGATCGCAGCGGCGTGTGGCGCTTCCGCGAAATGCTGCCGCTGCTGGCGGACACGGAGCAACCCGTAACCCTGCAGGAAGGCAACACCCCCCTCTATCCTCTGCCCCGCTACGGTGCGGCAATCGGCGTCGGAAATCTTTTTGCCAAGCATCAAGGCGCCAATCCGACCGGTTCGTTCAAAGACACCGGCATGACCGCCGCGGTTTCTGCGGCGCGCGCTGCGGGCGCGCGCTGGCTGGCCTGTGCCTCAACTGGAAACACCTCGGCCTCGATGGCCGCCTATGCTGCGCGCGCCGGCCTAGGCTGCCTGGTGCTCGTTCCCGAGGGCAAAATCTCGTGGGGCAAGCTGGCGCAGGCACTCGACTACGGCGCGCTCACCTGCCAACTGCGTACCGACTTTGACGGCTGCGTGCGCATTCTCAAAGAGGTCATCGCCCGCTTTCCGGCCGCAACCGTAAATTCGATCAACCCTAACCGGATTGAAGGTCAAAAAACCGTCGCAGTCGAAATAGCTGAGGCGTTCGACTGGCAAGCCCCCGATCACGTTGTCGTTCCCGGTGGCAACCTGGCCAATGCTTCCGCGCTGGGCAAGGGATTTTTGGAAATGCGTCCCTGGGGCCTGATCGCGCGCGTTCCCCGCATCTCGATCATCCAGGCGCAAGGCGCGAATCCATTGGTTCGGTGCTGGCGCAATGGGGGTGAACAGATGGTTCCAGTCGTAGCCGATACGCTCGCCAGCGCCATCCGCATCGGCAATCCGGCCTCCTGGAATAAAGCCGTGCGCGTGCTGCACGAAACCGGCGGTGAGTGCCTTGATGTAACCGAGGCAGAAATCGCCGAGGCCAAAGCCACGCTGGGGCGCGAAGGCGTCGCCTGTGAGCCGGCCTCCGCAACCACACTGGCAGGCGCTGCCAAGCTTGCGCGCCTAGGACGCATTCGCTCCAGCGAATCAGTCGTTCTCATTCTGACCGGGCACGGGCTGAAAGACCCCGATATTACGCTTGCCTTGCACCGCGGCCAACTTCCCTTCCCCATTGATCCACCGCTGCGCCGCGCTCCGTTGGTGCTCGAACCGCAGGCGGACGCTGTTCTCCATTTACTGGATGCGGAAGTAAACTAA
- a CDS encoding prolipoprotein diacylglyceryl transferase — translation MSVLPILVHFGGFVIHTYGVMIALGAVALIYVAWHWAERFGIDPEKHFRGAVYLALAGIIGPKLFLVIQDFHFYVRQPAALLTVSFWESGGIFYGGIVCGLLVLTAYTYRHKLSWFGVADALAPGIAIGQSIGRLGCFSAGCCWGKPTTGFFGYTFHSAYAHATVGVPLGVELYPTQLLMAAGQLVIFLILWRVASRRTFDGQVAAIYLLCYGVFRFLIDFLRYYVPSAMLFGGLLTDAQLTSLCLIALGIGIWIARSRLPAALPAGVASIAP, via the coding sequence ATTTCCGTGCTTCCCATCCTCGTTCATTTTGGCGGTTTCGTCATTCACACCTATGGCGTAATGATTGCGCTCGGCGCGGTGGCGCTGATTTACGTCGCATGGCATTGGGCCGAACGCTTCGGAATTGACCCGGAAAAGCATTTTCGGGGCGCCGTCTACCTGGCTTTGGCGGGCATCATCGGCCCGAAGCTGTTCCTGGTGATTCAGGACTTTCATTTCTACGTTCGTCAGCCCGCTGCTCTGCTCACCGTTAGTTTCTGGGAGTCGGGCGGCATTTTTTACGGCGGCATCGTGTGCGGCCTGCTGGTCCTGACGGCTTACACGTATCGCCATAAGCTGAGCTGGTTTGGGGTCGCGGATGCGCTGGCGCCGGGCATTGCTATTGGACAGTCGATTGGCCGCCTGGGCTGCTTTTCCGCCGGCTGCTGCTGGGGCAAGCCCACCACCGGTTTCTTCGGCTATACCTTCCACAGCGCGTACGCACATGCGACTGTCGGCGTACCGCTCGGCGTTGAGCTCTACCCGACGCAACTGCTCATGGCGGCAGGCCAGCTCGTGATTTTCCTAATCCTCTGGCGTGTAGCGTCGCGCCGAACCTTTGACGGCCAAGTCGCTGCCATCTACCTGCTCTGTTACGGCGTCTTCCGTTTTCTAATTGATTTCTTACGCTACTACGTTCCCTCGGCGATGCTGTTTGGCGGTCTGCTCACCGACGCCCAGCTCACCAGCCTGTGCCTGATCGCCCTGGGTATTGGAATTTGGATCGCGCGCAGCCGCCTACCCGCCGCGCTCCCCGCGGGTGTGGCTAGTATTGCACCGTAA